One region of Streptomyces leeuwenhoekii genomic DNA includes:
- a CDS encoding cytochrome P450, with product MTVGSSPESPAPSGQEAPPSSDTRPQAELREPPVAGGALPFLGHGWKLARDPLAFLSQLRDHGDVVRLELGPKTVYAVTTPALTGAVALSPDYIIAGPLWESLESLLGKEGVATANGPLHRRQRRTIQPAFRLDAIPAYGPIMAEEAQALVERWRSGEVLDITAESFRVAVRVSARCLMRGSYMDDRADRICSALATLFSGMYQRMVLPLGPLYRIPVPANLEFNRALADLHLLVDEIVADRRASGQKPDDLLTALLEAKDDNGEPIGEQEIHDQVIAILTPGSETVGSMIMSLLLVLTEHPELGDKIRDEVKSVVGDRPVAFEDARKLTFTANVIVETMRLYPAVWILTRRAVTDTELGGYRIPAGADLVYSPYAIQRDARSYERHEEFDPDRWLPERSKDVPKYAMSPFSVGNRKCPSDHFSMAELTLITAAIAAAFRFEQAPGSDPRPRIGITLRPRRLLVRALPR from the coding sequence ATGACCGTCGGATCCTCTCCCGAGTCCCCGGCCCCGTCCGGACAGGAGGCGCCCCCGTCCTCCGATACCCGGCCCCAGGCGGAACTGCGCGAACCGCCCGTGGCGGGGGGCGCCCTGCCGTTCCTGGGGCATGGCTGGAAACTGGCCCGCGACCCGCTGGCCTTCCTCTCCCAGCTGCGCGACCACGGTGACGTCGTCCGGCTCGAGCTCGGCCCCAAGACCGTGTACGCGGTCACCACGCCCGCCCTCACCGGCGCCGTGGCGCTGAGCCCCGACTACATCATCGCCGGGCCGCTGTGGGAGTCCCTGGAGAGCCTGCTCGGCAAGGAGGGCGTGGCCACCGCCAACGGCCCCCTGCACCGGCGCCAGCGGCGCACCATCCAGCCGGCCTTCCGGCTCGACGCCATCCCCGCCTACGGGCCGATCATGGCGGAGGAGGCGCAGGCGCTGGTGGAGCGCTGGCGCTCCGGCGAGGTCCTCGACATCACCGCGGAGTCCTTCCGGGTGGCCGTCCGCGTCTCCGCCCGCTGCCTGATGCGCGGCAGCTACATGGACGACCGGGCCGACCGGATCTGCAGCGCCCTCGCCACGCTGTTCAGCGGTATGTACCAGCGCATGGTCCTGCCGCTCGGCCCGCTGTACCGCATTCCGGTTCCGGCGAACCTCGAATTCAACCGGGCCCTGGCCGACTTGCACCTCCTGGTCGACGAGATCGTCGCCGACCGGCGGGCGAGCGGTCAAAAGCCGGACGATCTGCTGACGGCTTTGCTGGAGGCGAAGGACGACAATGGCGAGCCCATCGGGGAGCAGGAGATCCACGATCAGGTCATCGCCATCCTCACCCCCGGAAGCGAAACCGTCGGTTCCATGATCATGTCCCTGCTGCTGGTGCTGACCGAGCACCCGGAACTCGGGGACAAGATCCGCGACGAGGTGAAAAGCGTCGTGGGCGACCGGCCCGTCGCATTCGAAGACGCCCGAAAGCTGACGTTCACCGCCAATGTCATCGTGGAGACTATGCGCCTGTATCCTGCCGTATGGATATTGACGCGCCGGGCGGTGACCGACACCGAGCTCGGCGGGTATCGCATTCCCGCCGGAGCCGACCTCGTCTACAGCCCGTATGCGATCCAGCGGGACGCGCGTTCCTACGAGCGGCACGAGGAGTTCGACCCGGACCGCTGGCTCCCGGAGCGGTCCAAGGACGTGCCGAAGTACGCGATGAGCCCGTTCAGCGTCGGCAACCGCAAATGCCCGAGCGACCACTTCTCGATGGCCGAGCTCACGCTGATCACCGCGGCGATCGCGGCCGCCTTCCGCTTCGAGCAGGCGCCCGGCTCCGACCCCCGCCCCCGGATCGGCATCACCCTGCGCCCGCGCCGTCTGCTGGTGCGCGCCCTGCCCCGGTGA
- the cyc1 gene encoding epi-isozizaene synthase: protein MHDFPRGSTATPTAVAVPPSLALPVIESSFPRRLHPYWPRLQERTRGWLLEKRLMPADKVAEYADGLCYTDLMAGYYLGAPDEVLQAIADYSAWFFVWDDRHDRDIVHGRAGAWRRLKDRLHTALDSPGDHLCHEDALVAGFADSVLRLYAFSPATWNARFARHFHAVIEAYDREFRNRTRGVVPGVAEYLELRRLTFAHRIWTDLLEPSAGLELPETVRRHPAYRRAALLSQEFAAWYNDLCSLPKELAGDEVHNLGISLITHEGLTLEEAILEIRRRVEYCIDEFVPAERDALRFADELADDGTVRGKELGTAVRACVGNMRNWFSSVYWFHHESGRYRVDSWDDRSTPPYVNNEAAGEK, encoded by the coding sequence GTGCATGATTTTCCACGCGGCTCCACAGCGACACCGACGGCGGTCGCGGTTCCGCCCTCGCTCGCTCTCCCGGTGATCGAGTCGTCCTTTCCCCGGCGACTGCATCCGTATTGGCCCAGGCTTCAGGAGAGGACCCGCGGCTGGCTGCTCGAAAAGCGGCTGATGCCGGCGGACAAGGTGGCGGAATATGCCGATGGCCTGTGCTACACCGATCTGATGGCCGGGTACTACCTCGGCGCCCCCGACGAGGTCCTCCAGGCGATCGCGGACTACAGCGCGTGGTTCTTCGTCTGGGACGACCGGCACGACCGCGACATCGTCCACGGACGCGCCGGCGCCTGGCGGCGGCTGAAGGACCGGCTGCACACGGCTCTGGACTCCCCGGGGGACCATCTGTGCCACGAGGACGCGCTGGTGGCGGGGTTCGCCGACAGTGTGCTGCGGCTGTACGCGTTCTCGCCGGCGACCTGGAACGCCCGGTTCGCGCGGCACTTCCACGCGGTGATCGAGGCGTACGACCGGGAGTTCCGCAACCGCACCCGGGGCGTCGTCCCCGGCGTCGCGGAGTACCTCGAACTGCGCCGGCTCACCTTCGCGCACCGGATCTGGACCGACCTGCTGGAGCCGAGCGCGGGACTCGAACTCCCGGAAACGGTGCGGAGACATCCCGCATACCGGAGGGCAGCGCTGCTGAGCCAGGAATTCGCCGCCTGGTACAACGACCTCTGTTCGCTGCCCAAGGAATTGGCGGGCGACGAGGTGCACAATCTCGGAATCAGTCTCATCACGCATGAGGGGCTGACGCTCGAAGAAGCGATCCTGGAAATCAGGCGGCGCGTCGAGTACTGCATCGACGAATTCGTGCCGGCCGAACGTGACGCCTTACGTTTCGCCGACGAACTGGCCGACGACGGAACGGTGCGCGGAAAAGAACTCGGCACCGCCGTGCGGGCCTGCGTCGGAAACATGCGGAACTGGTTCAGCTCCGTCTACTGGTTCCACCACGAATCCGGCCGGTACCGGGTCGACAGTTGGGACGACCGCTCCACACCCCCGTACGTCAACAACGAAGCGGCAGGTGAGAAATGA
- a CDS encoding GNAT family N-acetyltransferase: MDIVIRRAGPGDYAPLGEITANAYLQDGLLDFEESDAYLGELRDVAGRAAAAEVLAAVEGERVVGGVTFVPSGGPMADIARPGEAEIRMLAVAHAARGRGVGEALVRACVERAQAVEGCVRVVLSTQRTMRTAHRLYERLGFVRTPERDWKPLPEVDDITLLTYALTLR; encoded by the coding sequence ATGGACATCGTGATCAGGCGAGCCGGACCCGGTGACTACGCGCCCCTCGGCGAGATCACCGCCAACGCCTACCTCCAGGACGGACTCCTCGACTTCGAAGAGTCGGACGCCTACCTCGGCGAGCTGCGGGACGTGGCGGGGCGGGCCGCCGCGGCCGAGGTGCTGGCGGCCGTCGAGGGCGAACGCGTCGTCGGCGGCGTGACGTTCGTGCCGTCCGGCGGCCCCATGGCCGACATAGCCCGGCCCGGCGAGGCCGAGATCCGGATGCTGGCGGTCGCGCACGCGGCCCGCGGCCGGGGCGTGGGCGAGGCCCTCGTCCGCGCCTGTGTGGAGCGGGCACAGGCCGTCGAGGGCTGCGTACGGGTGGTCCTGTCGACCCAGCGCACCATGCGCACCGCCCACCGCCTCTACGAGCGCCTGGGCTTCGTCCGCACCCCCGAGCGGGACTGGAAGCCGCTGCCGGAGGTGGACGACATCACTCTCCTCACCTACGCGTTGACCCTACGCTGA
- a CDS encoding ribonucleotide-diphosphate reductase subunit beta has product MPVMTSTPAGTTPGTGRTQNLLDPGFELTLRPMRYPDFYERYRDAIKNTWTVEEVDLHSDVADLARLTPGEQHLIGRLVAFFATGDSIVANNLVLTLYKHINSPEARLYLSRQLFEEAVHVQFYLTLLDTYLPDPEDRAAAFAAVENIPSIREKAEFCFKWMDSVEQIDRLESKADRRRFLLNLICFAACIEGLFFYGAFAYVYWFRSRGLLHGLATGTNWVFRDETMHMSFAFDVVDTVRKEEPDLFDDGLRQQVTDMLREAVEAELQFARDLCGDGLPGMNTDSMRQYLECVADQRLTRLGFAPVYGSENPFSFMELQGVQELTNFFERRPSAYQVAVEGTVDLDEDF; this is encoded by the coding sequence ATGCCAGTAATGACCAGTACCCCTGCCGGCACCACCCCCGGCACCGGCCGCACCCAGAACCTGCTCGACCCGGGCTTCGAGCTGACGCTGCGCCCGATGCGTTATCCCGACTTCTACGAGCGCTACCGGGACGCCATCAAGAACACCTGGACCGTGGAGGAGGTCGACCTCCACTCCGACGTCGCCGACCTGGCCAGGCTCACGCCGGGCGAGCAGCACCTCATCGGCCGCCTGGTCGCGTTCTTCGCCACCGGCGACTCGATCGTCGCGAACAACCTGGTGCTGACCCTGTACAAGCACATCAACTCCCCCGAGGCACGCCTGTACCTGAGCAGGCAGCTCTTCGAGGAGGCCGTCCACGTCCAGTTCTATCTGACGCTGCTGGACACCTACCTCCCCGACCCGGAGGACCGTGCGGCCGCGTTCGCCGCCGTCGAGAACATCCCCTCGATCCGCGAGAAGGCCGAGTTCTGCTTCAAGTGGATGGACTCGGTGGAGCAGATCGACCGGCTGGAGAGCAAGGCCGACCGCCGGCGCTTCCTGCTCAACCTCATCTGCTTCGCCGCGTGCATCGAGGGCCTGTTCTTCTACGGCGCCTTCGCCTACGTCTACTGGTTCCGCAGCCGGGGGCTGCTGCACGGCCTGGCGACCGGTACCAACTGGGTGTTCCGCGACGAGACGATGCACATGTCCTTCGCCTTCGACGTGGTCGACACCGTCCGCAAGGAGGAGCCGGACCTGTTCGACGACGGCCTCCGGCAGCAGGTCACCGACATGCTGCGGGAGGCCGTCGAGGCCGAGCTCCAGTTCGCGCGCGATCTGTGCGGGGACGGCCTGCCGGGCATGAACACCGACTCGATGCGGCAGTACCTGGAGTGCGTCGCCGACCAGCGGCTCACCCGCCTCGGCTTCGCCCCGGTCTACGGCTCCGAGAACCCCTTCTCCTTCATGGAGCTCCAGGGTGTTCAGGAGCTGACCAACTTCTTCGAGCGGCGTCCTTCGGCGTACCAGGTGGCGGTGGAGGGCACCGTCGACCTGGACGAGGACTTCTGA
- a CDS encoding GlxA family transcriptional regulator, with translation MLRNVAAVLLDGVHPFELGVVCEVFGVDRSDNGLPVYDFAVVSAEGPALATHVGGLSVSTPYGLDRLEEADLIAVPAGSDFVRREYPPRLLEALVRAVERGTRVLSVCSGVFVLGAAGLLDGRRCAVHWHHARELARQYPRAVVEPDVLYVDEDPVITSAGTAAGIDACLHLVRKEQGPEVANRIARRMVVPPHRDGGQAQYIERPLPRAACDTVGEVLAWMEQHLDQEVTVEQLAARAHMAPRTFARRFQQETGTTPYRWILRQRVLLAQHLLEATDETMDTIAWRTGFGTAAALRHQFTRALGTTPNAYRRAFRGPQAA, from the coding sequence ATGCTGCGGAACGTCGCTGCCGTCCTCCTCGACGGCGTGCACCCCTTCGAACTCGGCGTCGTCTGCGAGGTCTTCGGCGTCGACCGGAGCGACAACGGCCTGCCGGTGTACGACTTCGCGGTGGTCTCCGCGGAGGGCCCGGCGCTGGCCACCCATGTCGGCGGGCTGTCCGTCTCCACGCCGTACGGGCTGGACCGGCTGGAGGAGGCCGACCTGATCGCGGTGCCGGCCGGCAGCGACTTCGTGCGCCGGGAGTACCCGCCCCGGCTGCTGGAGGCGCTGGTGCGGGCCGTCGAGCGGGGGACGCGGGTGCTCAGCGTCTGCTCGGGGGTGTTCGTGCTCGGCGCCGCCGGGCTGCTGGACGGCCGGCGCTGCGCCGTGCACTGGCACCACGCGCGGGAGCTGGCCCGCCAGTACCCGCGGGCGGTCGTCGAGCCGGACGTGCTCTACGTCGACGAGGACCCGGTGATCACCTCCGCCGGCACGGCCGCCGGGATCGACGCCTGCCTCCACCTGGTACGCAAGGAGCAGGGACCGGAGGTCGCCAACAGGATCGCCCGGCGGATGGTCGTCCCCCCGCACCGGGACGGCGGGCAGGCGCAGTACATCGAACGGCCGCTGCCGCGGGCGGCCTGCGACACCGTCGGCGAGGTGCTGGCCTGGATGGAGCAGCACCTCGACCAGGAGGTCACCGTCGAGCAGCTCGCCGCTCGCGCCCACATGGCTCCGCGCACCTTCGCCCGCCGCTTCCAGCAGGAGACGGGCACGACCCCCTACCGCTGGATCCTGCGCCAGCGGGTGCTGTTGGCGCAGCACCTGCTGGAGGCGACGGACGAGACGATGGACACGATCGCCTGGCGCACCGGGTTCGGCACGGCGGCGGCGCTGCGCCACCAGTTCACCCGGGCGCTCGGAACCACCCCGAACGCCTACCGGCGCGCGTTCCGGGGCCCGCAGGCGGCCTGA
- a CDS encoding ribonucleoside-diphosphate reductase subunit alpha gives MTIAPADPASAIQPERDGPGAALLRTLTELTADLPDADPGRVAAAALRGRSARADETELRELATEAAAGLIAEDPAYSKLAARLLTIGIRAEAASQGVTAFTESIATGHREGLIADRTAAFVRRHADRLDALTDPDADDRFGYFGLRTLYSRYLLRHPITRKVIETPQHFLLRVAAGLAEDDTARALDEVAALYGLMSRLDYLPSSPTLFNSGTRHPQMSSCYLLDSPKDELDSLYERYHQVARLSKHAGGIGIAYSRVRSRGSLIRGTNGHSNGIVPFLKTLDASVAAVNQGGRRKGAAAVYLETWHADIEEFLELRDNTGEDARRTHNLNLAHWVPDEFMRRVAADEPWSLFSPSDVPELVDLWGEEFDAAYRKAEAAGLARKTLPARELYGRMMRTLAQTGNGWMTFKDAANRTANQTAEPGHVIHSSNLCTEILEVTDDGETAVCNLGSVNLGAFVDPAARDIDWERLDAAVRTAVTFLDRVVDINFYPTGQAARSNARWRPVGLGAMGLQDVFFKLRLPFDSAEAKGLSTRIAERIMLAAYEASADLAERNGPLPAWEKTRTARGVLHPDHYDTEPAWPERWAALRERVAAVGLRNSLLLAIAPTATIASIAGVYECIEPQVSNLFKRETLSGEFLQVNSYLVDDLKRLGVWDARTREALREASGSVQGLTWIPEDVRRLYRTAWEIPQRGLIDMAAARTPYLDQAQSLNLFLETPTIGKLSSMYAYAWKSGLKTTYYLRSRPATRIARAARATVPVPAAADPEAVACSLENPESCEACQ, from the coding sequence GTGACCATCGCGCCAGCCGATCCGGCTTCAGCGATCCAGCCGGAGCGGGACGGTCCCGGTGCCGCGCTGCTGCGGACCCTGACCGAGCTGACCGCCGACCTCCCCGACGCCGACCCCGGCCGGGTCGCCGCCGCCGCGCTGCGCGGCCGGTCGGCCCGGGCGGACGAGACGGAGCTGCGCGAGCTGGCCACGGAGGCGGCGGCCGGCCTGATCGCCGAGGACCCCGCCTACTCCAAGCTGGCCGCCCGGCTGCTGACCATCGGCATCCGCGCCGAGGCCGCCTCCCAGGGCGTCACCGCGTTCACCGAGTCCATCGCCACCGGCCACCGCGAGGGCCTGATCGCCGACCGCACCGCCGCGTTCGTCCGCCGCCACGCGGACCGCCTGGACGCGCTGACCGACCCGGACGCCGACGACCGCTTCGGCTACTTCGGCCTGCGCACCCTCTACAGCCGCTACCTGCTGCGCCACCCGATCACCCGCAAGGTGATCGAGACGCCCCAGCACTTCCTGCTGCGGGTCGCCGCCGGGCTGGCCGAGGACGACACGGCCCGCGCGCTGGACGAGGTGGCCGCGCTGTACGGCCTGATGAGCCGTCTGGACTACCTGCCGTCCTCCCCCACCCTGTTCAACTCCGGCACCCGCCACCCCCAGATGTCGTCCTGCTACCTCCTGGACTCCCCCAAGGACGAGCTGGACTCCCTCTACGAGCGCTACCACCAGGTCGCCCGCCTGTCCAAGCACGCCGGCGGCATCGGCATCGCCTACTCCCGGGTCCGCTCCCGCGGTTCGCTGATCCGCGGCACCAACGGGCACTCCAACGGCATCGTGCCGTTCCTGAAGACCCTCGACGCCTCGGTCGCCGCGGTGAACCAGGGCGGCCGGCGCAAGGGCGCGGCGGCGGTCTACCTGGAGACCTGGCACGCCGACATCGAGGAGTTCCTGGAGCTGCGCGACAATACCGGCGAGGACGCCCGCCGCACCCACAACCTGAACCTCGCGCACTGGGTGCCCGACGAGTTCATGCGCCGCGTCGCCGCCGACGAGCCGTGGTCGCTGTTCTCCCCCTCCGACGTGCCCGAGCTGGTCGACCTGTGGGGCGAGGAGTTCGACGCCGCCTACCGGAAGGCGGAGGCCGCGGGGCTGGCGCGCAAGACGCTCCCCGCCCGCGAGCTGTACGGCCGGATGATGCGCACCCTCGCCCAGACCGGCAACGGCTGGATGACCTTCAAGGACGCCGCCAACCGCACCGCCAACCAGACCGCCGAGCCCGGCCACGTCATCCACTCCTCCAACCTCTGCACGGAGATCCTGGAGGTCACCGACGACGGGGAGACGGCGGTGTGCAACCTGGGGTCGGTCAACCTCGGCGCCTTCGTCGACCCGGCCGCCCGCGACATCGACTGGGAGCGGCTGGACGCCGCTGTCCGCACCGCCGTCACCTTCCTCGACCGGGTCGTGGACATCAACTTCTACCCGACCGGGCAGGCGGCCCGCTCCAACGCCCGGTGGCGTCCGGTGGGCCTGGGCGCGATGGGCCTCCAGGACGTCTTCTTCAAGCTGCGCCTGCCCTTCGACTCCGCCGAGGCCAAGGGGCTGTCCACCCGGATCGCCGAGCGGATCATGCTCGCGGCGTACGAGGCCTCCGCCGACCTCGCCGAACGCAACGGCCCCCTGCCGGCCTGGGAGAAGACCCGTACCGCCCGCGGTGTCCTCCACCCCGACCACTACGACACCGAGCCGGCCTGGCCCGAGCGGTGGGCGGCGCTGCGCGAGCGCGTCGCCGCCGTGGGCCTGCGCAACTCCCTGCTCCTCGCCATCGCCCCGACCGCGACCATCGCCTCCATCGCCGGCGTCTACGAGTGCATCGAGCCGCAGGTCTCCAACCTCTTCAAGCGCGAGACCCTGTCCGGCGAGTTCCTCCAGGTCAACTCCTACCTGGTCGACGATCTCAAGCGGCTGGGCGTGTGGGACGCCCGCACCCGCGAGGCGCTGCGCGAGGCGAGCGGCTCGGTGCAGGGACTGACCTGGATCCCCGAGGACGTACGGCGGCTGTACCGCACGGCGTGGGAGATCCCGCAGCGCGGCCTGATCGACATGGCCGCCGCCCGCACCCCCTACCTCGACCAGGCGCAGTCGCTGAACCTGTTCCTGGAGACGCCCACCATCGGCAAGCTCTCCTCGATGTACGCCTACGCCTGGAAGTCCGGGCTGAAGACGACGTACTACCTGCGCTCGCGCCCGGCGACCCGGATCGCCCGCGCGGCGCGGGCCACCGTCCCCGTGCCGGCCGCCGCGGACCCCGAAGCGGTCGCCTGCTCCCTGGAAAACCCCGAGTCCTGCGAGGCATGCCAGTAA